The Mucilaginibacter gracilis genomic interval TTAATGCTATAAAAAATTAAAAATATTATTAATTAATTGATAATAAGTTGTTTTATTGGGATAATTATTGATGTACCTGGTATTTAACTAAAGTTAAATTAAATATTGTTGTATTTAAGCAACCATTTATGGCTGGCCATCGTGATGGATTATAATTACTCACTAACCCAAAGTTTTTATGATCCCTGTATCGGTGGTTATTATAACATTGAACGAGGCCCACATTGTTGGCCAAACCATTGCAAAGGCGCAATTGATAAGTAATGATATTGTTGTTATTGATAATGGCAGTACAGATGATACCGTGCAGATTGCACGCCGAAACGGCTGCCGTGTTTACCAAAAAGCATGGGACGGCTACGGTGCCAATAAAAACAAAGGAATTGAACTGGCCGAATACGATTGGATATTGAGTTTAGATGCAGATGAGATACCTGATGACAAGTTGATAGCAAGCCTGCATCAACTTGTACTATGCGATTGTAATCAGGTATATGATATCAAATTCAGATCGTACATTGGAAAAAAACAGGTGCGATTTGGGAAATGGGGCAGAGATCACCACGTAAGGTTGTTTAACCGTACGCAGGTAAAATGGATGGCCGCCCAGGTACACGAAACTTTACTGATACCAAAAGGAGTAAAACGCGAGCGCATTAAAGGGAATATTCACCATTATTCGGTTAAAGATGTTGCCGAACTGCAAACTAAATCCGAAACCTATGCTGCCCTCAATGCCGTAAAATACTATGGGGAAGGCAAGGAAGCAAGTATGCTTAAACTTTACGTTTCGCCGGTGTTTAACTTTATAAAAAATTACTTATTTTGCTTAGGCTTTTTGGATGGGAAGGCCGGTTGGCAAATAGCTAGAACTACCTTTAAGCATACCCATTTAAAATACTTATTACTGCAAAAAATGAACAACAGCAAGGTAGCGAAAAAGGTATACATCCAAAAAAAGTTTGCTATAGAGTATTAACTTGATGAAACAGCCCCCTCTCGCTATCAGCAAAATGCGGTTTAATAAATGAAAGGTAAACTGCTGCAAAACCTTTCGGCTAACTCTGTTCAGCTTATTGTTAATCAATTGTTCGGGGTAGTTATTTTTTTCGTACTCTCTGCCCATTTGGATAAGCAAAACTTCGGGCAGCTCAACTTAGTGTTGGCCATGTTGTTGGCCATATTTAATGTGCTTTCTTTCGGTATCGACCAGGTTATTGTTCGTAAAATAGCCGCTGGCGACGATGCGGAATCGTTATTATCAAGCTACCTTTTTCATGTGATTATAACGGGTGCGTTATTTTATGCTATTCTGTTCCTGCTCCATTATTTTGATCCGCAATTATTAGGTGGCAATGCGTTGTTATTATTAATAGGGGCAGGAAAGCTGATGATCTTTTTTTCTATGCCATTCAAGCAGTTATCGGCAGGTTTTGAGCAATTTAAACTGTTATCGGTAATGTCGGTAATTTCTAATATCATCCGCGGAGGCGCATTGCTAATTTTGGGATGGCTGCACCAGGTTAACATCAATAGTGTGATCATCGTATTTATAGCAGGCGATTTTGCCGAACTGATTTTGAGTATTGTTCTTTTCCAGTGCCACTCGCTTATAAGTATTAAAATTAAACCCGATGTTAAAGCCTATAGGGTGTTGCTTAAACAATCTTTTCCGCAGGTTGGCGTAGTAATATTTACCTCCGCATTGGCGCGTTTCGATTGGATATTTATCGGCCTCATGGTATCTGCGGCAAAACTTGCCGATTATAGCTTTGCCTATAAAATATTTGAGATGAGTACTTTGCCATTATTGGCCCTGGCTCCGTTACTTGTGCCACGCCTTACACGGCTGTTAAAAAGCGGCCAGCTATCTATTAGCAAAATGCAACTGCTGTTGCGGATGGAAATGGTGGTATCTATTTTGATAGCGCTTGTTTTGTACCTGGTATGGTCGCCATTGGTTGATTGGTTAACTGCGGGGAGATATGGTGCGGTAAATTCAGTAACTATCCTTATCCTGGCTATGTGCATGCCTTTTTTGTACATCAATAATTACTTATGGAGCATTAGTTTTGCGCAGGGCAGGTTAAAAATGATCTTCGGGATTATCATGATAACCTTTGTTGTAAATTTAGTTGGAGACGTTTTACTCATCCCATTATATAAAAGCGACGGCGCGGCACTTGCTTATCTGTTAGCCATGCTGGTTCAATTGATGATGTATCTGGTTAAAACTGATTTGAAAGAACTACGTAGAAGTTGGCGGCCCTTATTTATTTGTTTGTTATGCGCTATAACAAGTGGCATAATGGCACGCTATCTTTTCCAAAATGTTTGGCTTATTCTTTTATCTGCCATTATGATGTATTTGATAATGCTGTTGCCATTAAAGCAAATCCGCCTTGGCGATTGGCAAATCATCAAACACGCTTTAAGCTAATTTATCATCATCTGCCGTGCTTGCACAGGCAACCAATCTATTTTTCGGCACGTAACTATGATGTTGAACGGTATCAATAACAATACCGTTAGCCAGCTTAGATTGTTATGGGTATTCAAACAAAAATTAAGGATCTGAAACAATATACCACTTTGGTAGATTGGAAGCTACTTGCTTTTTTGGTGCTTTTTTTGGATGTTAAGATAGCGATTAAAATAATGGCCCTCATGTTGATTTATTTGCTTCAGTTTGATTTTAAACTGGGTTTTAGCTTTAAAAATTCGAGACTACCGCTGTTTTATCTCATTGCCATTGCAATTTCTATTATAAATTGGATAATTTATAAGGGCTATGCCAGCATTAATTACAATGTTGTTTTTTTAACCGGGATAGGCTTTTGGCTACTTTGTGTATTGGCTATTCATCAGGTTAAATTATCGGTAGAGCGTAATGAGCCTGCTGTTGTTCATCGTACTATTTTGCTGTTTTTTATACTCAATGCAGTTGTTTCGGGTTTAACGTTGCTTAATATAATCTGTGAGATACATACCATTAACCCATACCGGTACCAGGGTAACTATCAAAAATACTTTATCGGTACCGGCGATTATATTAAGGGCATTACTTTCGATGTATCTACCACCAATGCGGTGCTTAACGCTTTTGGCGTAATTTATTTTTTAAGCCGCAAAAATGTAGTAATGGTGTTGGCTTGTATGGCTGTATTACTGCTAACCGGAAGTAATACCATTAACTTGATGCTGGTGGGTATACTAACACTTTTGTTTATTGTAAAAAGCACCCTCGATCAAAAAAGTGTGATTGTAATTTGCCTGATGTTACTGGCAGTTTTTATGTTTAAAATATCACCACAAAACGATGATTATATTTTTAAAACCTATTACCGCTTACACTTCCATAAAAAATATGACGACCGCTTATTTGTTGTCCACACCATCCCGGTCACACAAAAACCCGATAGTGTATTATCTCCCGATGAGCGGAAACAAAAAATAGCGAAACTATACCTGGATAGTATAAAAAAACCGGTTTTTAATTTAGATGTTAAAAAGCAATTTATAAATAGTTCAACCACTGCCGCAGAGGTAACTAAGCCCGATATTCCTGTTCCAAGCATTCATACCGCGCCGTTTCAGCATGTTGATGCTTTAAGCCCTGAGAAACAAAGGCTGCTTGATTTTGTAAAAGCCCACCAATATAGTTTGCCAACTGCTAGCTTGCAAAGTATTAAACCATCGGCAACGCCGGGTAAAGTTGTAGCTTTAGGGCAAACATTAAGCTTTTTACAACATTATCCCCAAAAGGCATTAACCGGAAATGGTATAGGTAACTTTTCCTCAAAGTTGGCTTTTAAAGTTACCGGTTTAGGAAATTCGGGTGGCTTTCCGGCTAAATATGATTATATCAATCCGCTTTTTTTAACAAACCATTTAGATGTTTACCTCAATTTTTTTAGTCGGGCCGATGGTTTCCATTCGTTGATCAATAGTCCCAATTCGGTGTACGACCAGTTGCTTAGTGAATACGGACTGATTGGTTTACTAGCCTTTGCCATTTATTATTTAGGTTACTTTTTAAAGCATTATAAAAGTATGAGTTACGGCGTTGCGCTGATGTTATTAATGTGCGGTGTATTTTTTATTGATTACTGGTTTGAGCAGCTCTCGGTGATCGTTTTTTTTGAATTGTTAATGCTGGTTGATATTAAACAACCGGCACCTAAAACTTTAAGTTATGCCAAGCAATAACCCGGCTATAACCGTTTTAATGCCGGCTTATAATGCCGGTAAATATATTGCAGAGGCCATTGCATCGGTACTGCAGCAAAGCTTTGTGAATTTTGAATTGTTGATTGTTAACGACGGCTGTACCGACGATACAGCTGAGGTGGTGCGCTCGTTTTCGGATGATCGGATAGTAGTTATTAAACAACCCAATGGCGGCGTAGCCGCGGCATTAAATACCGGCCTAAAACATGCGAAAGCAAACTATGTAGCACGTTTTGATGCAGATGACATTTGCCATCCCAAACGGTTAGAAACCCAATACCAGTTTATGCTGGCCAATCCCGAGTATCATATCATCGGTTCGGCTGCCAATTATGTAGATAAAAATGGTGTTTATGTATTTAACTATCAACCTCCCGGCCATAGTAACGAGCAATTACAGCAATTGGCTTACGCAAATTGCCCCTTTATTCATTCTACCGTATTTTATAAAAAGGATGTAGTTATTAGCGCCGGCGGTTATAACGTAAACGCACTGGGTTTTGAAGATCATTTGTTATGGCGAAACATTGGCACTAAAGGCAAGCTATTTAACTTTTCGCAATCTTTAATTAAAGTACGGCTCAACCCAGAATCTGTAACTATAGATGAAAGTTGGTGTACCCCAAGATTTAGAGAACTGAAGTATCACATCTTGGAAAAAGGTTACATCACACCAGTTGAAGGGAACGAGCTACAACAAATTAGCAAATCTCAATATAAACCTCAAATAAAACAGGGTGCCTATTACGTGCTGCTTGCTAAGAAGTTTTTGTGGAACAATCACCAACCCGCCAAGGCACGTGAAAATTTGAAAGCGGTAATACAGGTTAACCGCTTCGGCGGCACGAGTTATGCGCTGTTTCTGCTCTCTTTTTTACCGAAGGGGCTACTATTGAGACTTTACAATATTATTAAATAGCCATGCTGAAACGATATCTGAATAAAATGATTAGCACCTGGAAGGGTTTTGATTATCAAATAGATAAGCGTGTTCCTATGTACTACATTATTTTATTGGTATTGAATAGGTGTATGATGTTAGTTAATGGTTACCTAAGCGGTATTAGCAATAAAGGGTTGTTCTTTCTATCGCGAAAAGCCAAAGTTAAGGCGCGGTTTAAATTAAAGGTTGGCCGTTCGGTTAGTATAGCCGATGGATGTTTGATAGATGCGCTTTCGGAAAAAGGAATCCGGTTAGGTAACAATGTAGCTATGGGAATTAATACCCGGATAGAAGGTACCGGTAACTTACAGGTATTGGGTAAAGGCATGCGCGTAGGCAACAATGTAGGTTTAGGCTACGATAGTTTTTATGGTTGCTCTGGCGGAATAACGATTGGCGATGATACCATCATTGGTAATTATGTGAGCTTCCACTCCGAGAACCATGTGTTTAATAGTTTGGAAAAGCCTATACGCTTACAAGGAGTGAGCCATAGAGGCATAACAATAGGGAAAAACTGCTGGATAGGAGCCAAGGTAACTGTACTGGATGGCGTGGTGATGGAAGATGGTTGTATTATAGCCGCCGGTGCAGTTTTAAAAGCAGGCGTATATGGGGCCAACAATATTTATGGCGGTGTACCCGCAAAATTGATCCGTTACCGGGAAGAAATGGAGGTGTATAGTGGGCAATAAACGCATCAGCTTATTTGTAGACGCCCATTCATTTGATACCGGATTTCAGGGCACGCAAACTTTTATCCGTGAATTATATACGCAAATATTACTTACCTATCCCGATCTGGATATTTATTTTGGAGCTTACGATGTAAAAGCGGTTAAAAAAGCATTTCCTTCTGTTGAATCGGATCATATTTTATCTTATAAAAATTGGAAGCTGGCAATTTTAAGGTTTGCTGTTGATATTCCGCAGTATATTAAAAAGTATAAGTTTGATTATGCGCATTTCCAGTACCTGTTGCCGGTGCAAATACGCGGATGCAAGTACATTGTAACTACACACGATGTTTTGTTTAACGATTTTCCTGAATATTTTTCTTTAGCTTATCGCTTAAGCAGAAACTTTTTGTTTGGCCGCAGTATTAAAAATGCAGCTATTAAAACTACAGTATCTAACTATTCAAAATTACGTATTGCCCGCTATTATGGCATCCCGGAAACGGATATTAAAGTAATTCCAAATGGAGTTAGCACCCGGGTGCCTGCAAACGAAACAGCAAGGCAGTTTGTAAAGGCCAAATACAATGTTTCAAACTATGTACTTTATGTAAGCCGGGTAGAACCGCGCAAAAACCATACGTTGGTTTTAAAAGCCTACCTAAAACTGCAGTTATATAAACAAAATATCCCGCTGGTATTTATTGGTAAAAATTCAATTGCTGATAAAAATTTAGAAGCTATAATAAAGGGATTGACTTTAGCCCAAAGCTCAATGTTTCACTGGTTTCCACAGGTTGATGATGTTGATGTGAAAGCTTTTTATGCAGGTTGCAAGCTATTTGTGTATCCATCTAAAGCCGAAGGCTTTGGTATTCCGCCACTGGAAGCGGCAGTATGTGGTGTGCCGGTACTATGTTCATCGGCCACAGCCATGAGCGACTTTGATTTTTTTAAACCACATGTGTTTAACCCAGATGATGAACATGATTTTGAAACCAAGCTGCTGGCCATGATAGCCAACCCACCAACTAAAAGTTTTCTTGATAATATTACAAAAGTAATAGCTGTAAAATATCAATGGCAACCCGGCGCAAAATTATTTCACGATTTGCTAACAGCGCTCCCGGAGCGCCATGAAGTACACAAACCAGTAACCAAACTATACCATTTAACCAATCAAATAGTTCATTAATATGAAACTCAGGATCGCAATATTAGGCACTCGCGGAATACCCAACTACTATGGTGGCTTTGAACATATATCAGAATATGTGTCGGCAGGCCTGGTTAAACGCGGGCATTCGGTAACGGTATATAATTCGCATAATCACCCATACCAGCAAGCAACCTGGAATGGGGTTGATATTGTGCATTGCTACGATCCGGAATACGTAATAGGCACCGCGGGCCAATTTGTGTATGATTTTAACTGTATTATGGATGCACGCCGCAAAAAGTTTGATGTGGTATTGCTTATGGGGTATACCAGCAGTTCGGTTTGGGGAATGTTGTATCCCGAAAAAAGTGTGATCATCACTAATATGGATGGGATGGAGTGGAAGCGATCAAAGTACTCCAAAAAGGTACAGCAGTTTTTAAAATATGCCGAAAAGCTGGCGGTAAAATATAGCGATTACTATATTTCGGATTCGGTAGCCATTAAATCATACCTGGGCGAAAAGTACGCGATAGATAGTGAGTACATACCTTATGGTGCCGATTTGTTAGCCGAAGAGGAGCGAGAAGAGAACCAGTTAAACGCCAACGTAAATCCAGATTACTTTTTGCTGATGGCACGCATGGAACCTGAAAATAATATTGAGACTATATTGGATGGTTTTAACAGCAGTAACTCCAGCAAAAACTTTAAAGTAATTGGCGATACTGGTAACCGCTTCGGTAAGTTTATCACCAACAAATTTAATAACGACGATCGCATCCAGTTCCAGGGAGCAATTTTTGATAACGTAAAGGTTAGGGCCATGCAAAATAATTCGCACCTCTATTTTCACGGGCATAGCGTAGGCGGTACTAATCCGTCGTTATTGGAGGCTATGGCCAGTGAAGCATTAATTGCTGCGCATAAAAACCCGTTTAACCAGGCGGTTTTAACCACAGATGCCTTTTATTTTTCGAACGCGCAAGAAGTGAAATATTTGGTTGAAACCGTACAGCGGCAACAGGTTGAAACGGATATGGTTAAAAATAACCTGTATAAAATTCAGAACCAATTTAACTGGGAGCGCATTATTGATCAGTATGAGGAATATATTTTGGATTGTCACCATCATTCCAAATTCGAAACCATTGTGAGCCATCCATGAAAAATATATTTGTTATCGAAGATAGCCTCAGCAATAAAATAAGTTATTACCACTTATTGCTATTGCTGTGCAGTTTACCTTTTGATATGTTTTACAGTCACATTATCCTCATTAGCTTTGCAATACATACATTATTACATATAAAAAAAGCAAACTTGCTAAAGTTGTTTACTAAAAAGGTATTGATACTGCAATCCGTTTTTTTCGTATCGCTCATATTTACTATTCACAGCCCCGATAAAAGCGAGGCTTATAACGAATTAGGCAGGCGCACATTAATATTATTAATACCTGTGCTGATGGTGCTAACCAGTTTTGATATATACAGGTACAGGCAACAGTTATTACTGGGCTTTAGTTTATGCTGTACACTAATCGTAGCTTACCTGTATTTTGATGCTTTGCATGTTATTCGTTTTTACCATTATCCTACCAAAATGCTTTTCGGTAAAGCATTTACCAATCATAATTTTTCAGATCCGATTGAAATGCATGCTACCTTTTTTTCGTTGCAGGTAGGGTTGGCATTGGTTTATCTCATCACATTAGTATTAAAAATTAAGCCATTATCCGGTAAGCTTTTCTATATGTTTTGCTGTGTTATTCTTTCGGCAGGTATATTACAGTTAAGTTCAAAATCTGCGGTTGCAGCTATTGTAATTGCTGTATGTTTGGTTGTTCCCTATTTTGTTTTGAGTGGTAAAAAACGTTATTGGTTCATCGGGTTTTCTGTTTCGATAATTTTGTTGCTAGGTTTTGTGGTATCTCAATCAGCAGCTTTTAAAGATAGATTTATCTATGGGCTGAAAGAAGATATGTCGCAGGCATCTTTAAACGAACCTTTTGATCCACGACTGGCACGATGGGAAACCGCTTTGCAATTGATCCGCCAGTCGCCGGTTATTGGTCATGGTTCCGGTTCGGAAATTAGAATGCTTAAGGAAGCTTATTTTTCAAAAAAGCTTTACAATTCGTATCTCAATGGATTAAACGCGCACAACGAATACCTGAGTTTTTTATTAAAATCGGGTATTATTGGGTTATTGACTTACCTGGCTACGCTGGCTTACGGATTCAAGACAGCGATTAATAAGCGCGACGTAATATTTTGTACTTTTTTGCTGCTGATTGCGATTGTATCCTTATCAGAAAATGTTTTAGATGTAGATAAAGGCACTATATTTTACGGTTTGTTCTTCTCCTTTTTTATGTGTTCGCAACAAAAAAATATTTCGGTTGATCGGGATAAATATTTACCCGGCAGGCAACCAAAAGCCGATTCCAACCGTGTTATATATGAAGATTCAGCAATAGTATCTGTGAGTTAAATTTTGAGAAAAGTGTCAGTCATTAACAAAAATATCATCGCAACACTCGCTTATTTCGATGTGTTTAATTACCCGCTAACCCGGGGCGAGATGTTTTTGTTTATGACTGTTAAATGCGACCAGGAAACGTTTAACAGCGCTTTATCTTATTTGTTGATTAATGATAGCGTTTATTGCTTTGATACTTTTTTTACGCTGAAAAATGATCCGCAAATTGCGATTAGAAGACGGACAGGCAATCAAAAAGCTACCGAGCTAATTAAAGTGGCGCACAAAGTGGGCAGGCTGCTCATTAAGTTTCCATACGTTAGAGGGATAGCTATATCAGGCTCACTGTCGAAGAATTTTGCTGATGATAACTCGGATATTGATCTGTTTATCATCACCGCCGCAAATCGTCTCTGGATAGCTCGTACATTGCTGCATATGCTTAAAAAACTTAGCTTTTTGGTTAATAAAGAGCAGTTGTTTTGCATGAACTATTTTATTGATGAGGAGGCGCTGCAAATAGCCGAAAAAAATATTTACACAGCAACGGAGGTGGTAACATTAATACCGATAGAAGGTGATTTGATACTGGATCAATTTTATTCGGCAAATGCCTGGACGCGGTTTTATTTACCCAATAACTGCATGCGTATATCATCGGCAAGGCCCTTAAAAAGGTATTTGTTTAAAATTATTATTGAAGCGTTGTTTAACAATTCTGCAGGCAATACCTTAGATAATGTACTTAAAAAAATTACAGCATACCGCTGGAACAAAAAAACCGAGCAAGGTAAGGTAAACAGTAAAGGGATAATTATGGGTATGAAAGCTGATAAGCATTTTGCCAAGCCCGATCCCGCCAACTTTCAACAAAGGCTAATTGAGCGTTATGAAAATCGCTTAAATGAGCTTTTGCAGGGTATAGAAAGCAGCATGGCGCAGGTTTAGTTAGCGCTTTTGTAAAGTGATGATGTAATAATCGCCAATTAATTTAAATGGCCATTTACCCTTCAATTTATCTTCTAGTCGCTTTAAAAAATCATAACTTTTAGGATGCTTTTCGGCAAAATTTTCGATGTATGATGGCGGTACCAATGTGCATAAACCTTCTACATTCAGTACATTAAAATTATATTGTAATGTACTGATTACGAAAGCTGGATTGTAGTACCAGCATTTAAAATAGGTGCCTTCAATATGCGCTGTGGTACCTTTACTATTAAACCTACGTAAAGCAGTTCTAAATTTTCCTTTAAATATGAGCAGCGTTTCCCACAAACAAAATTTGGGCAGCAAAACAAGTGTAACAAAACCACCTGTTTTAAGTAGCGGGGAAAGCGATAACAAAACGCCATCCAACTTATCAGTACAGTTTAGTCCTGCAAAGTTCGAGAATATCAGGTCATACGGGCCCTGGTTTTGTAATGCGCTAAGGTTAGTGTATGAGCAAAGCTCGGTACTTATCTGTTGGTCAAGACCGTATAGAGCCGCT includes:
- a CDS encoding glycosyltransferase family 2 protein; its protein translation is MIPVSVVIITLNEAHIVGQTIAKAQLISNDIVVIDNGSTDDTVQIARRNGCRVYQKAWDGYGANKNKGIELAEYDWILSLDADEIPDDKLIASLHQLVLCDCNQVYDIKFRSYIGKKQVRFGKWGRDHHVRLFNRTQVKWMAAQVHETLLIPKGVKRERIKGNIHHYSVKDVAELQTKSETYAALNAVKYYGEGKEASMLKLYVSPVFNFIKNYLFCLGFLDGKAGWQIARTTFKHTHLKYLLLQKMNNSKVAKKVYIQKKFAIEY
- a CDS encoding oligosaccharide flippase family protein, whose protein sequence is MKGKLLQNLSANSVQLIVNQLFGVVIFFVLSAHLDKQNFGQLNLVLAMLLAIFNVLSFGIDQVIVRKIAAGDDAESLLSSYLFHVIITGALFYAILFLLHYFDPQLLGGNALLLLIGAGKLMIFFSMPFKQLSAGFEQFKLLSVMSVISNIIRGGALLILGWLHQVNINSVIIVFIAGDFAELILSIVLFQCHSLISIKIKPDVKAYRVLLKQSFPQVGVVIFTSALARFDWIFIGLMVSAAKLADYSFAYKIFEMSTLPLLALAPLLVPRLTRLLKSGQLSISKMQLLLRMEMVVSILIALVLYLVWSPLVDWLTAGRYGAVNSVTILILAMCMPFLYINNYLWSISFAQGRLKMIFGIIMITFVVNLVGDVLLIPLYKSDGAALAYLLAMLVQLMMYLVKTDLKELRRSWRPLFICLLCAITSGIMARYLFQNVWLILLSAIMMYLIMLLPLKQIRLGDWQIIKHALS
- a CDS encoding glycosyltransferase, with the protein product MPSNNPAITVLMPAYNAGKYIAEAIASVLQQSFVNFELLIVNDGCTDDTAEVVRSFSDDRIVVIKQPNGGVAAALNTGLKHAKANYVARFDADDICHPKRLETQYQFMLANPEYHIIGSAANYVDKNGVYVFNYQPPGHSNEQLQQLAYANCPFIHSTVFYKKDVVISAGGYNVNALGFEDHLLWRNIGTKGKLFNFSQSLIKVRLNPESVTIDESWCTPRFRELKYHILEKGYITPVEGNELQQISKSQYKPQIKQGAYYVLLAKKFLWNNHQPAKARENLKAVIQVNRFGGTSYALFLLSFLPKGLLLRLYNIIK
- a CDS encoding acyltransferase, whose protein sequence is MLKRYLNKMISTWKGFDYQIDKRVPMYYIILLVLNRCMMLVNGYLSGISNKGLFFLSRKAKVKARFKLKVGRSVSIADGCLIDALSEKGIRLGNNVAMGINTRIEGTGNLQVLGKGMRVGNNVGLGYDSFYGCSGGITIGDDTIIGNYVSFHSENHVFNSLEKPIRLQGVSHRGITIGKNCWIGAKVTVLDGVVMEDGCIIAAGAVLKAGVYGANNIYGGVPAKLIRYREEMEVYSGQ
- a CDS encoding glycosyltransferase family 4 protein codes for the protein MGNKRISLFVDAHSFDTGFQGTQTFIRELYTQILLTYPDLDIYFGAYDVKAVKKAFPSVESDHILSYKNWKLAILRFAVDIPQYIKKYKFDYAHFQYLLPVQIRGCKYIVTTHDVLFNDFPEYFSLAYRLSRNFLFGRSIKNAAIKTTVSNYSKLRIARYYGIPETDIKVIPNGVSTRVPANETARQFVKAKYNVSNYVLYVSRVEPRKNHTLVLKAYLKLQLYKQNIPLVFIGKNSIADKNLEAIIKGLTLAQSSMFHWFPQVDDVDVKAFYAGCKLFVYPSKAEGFGIPPLEAAVCGVPVLCSSATAMSDFDFFKPHVFNPDDEHDFETKLLAMIANPPTKSFLDNITKVIAVKYQWQPGAKLFHDLLTALPERHEVHKPVTKLYHLTNQIVH
- a CDS encoding DUF1972 domain-containing protein; the encoded protein is MKLRIAILGTRGIPNYYGGFEHISEYVSAGLVKRGHSVTVYNSHNHPYQQATWNGVDIVHCYDPEYVIGTAGQFVYDFNCIMDARRKKFDVVLLMGYTSSSVWGMLYPEKSVIITNMDGMEWKRSKYSKKVQQFLKYAEKLAVKYSDYYISDSVAIKSYLGEKYAIDSEYIPYGADLLAEEEREENQLNANVNPDYFLLMARMEPENNIETILDGFNSSNSSKNFKVIGDTGNRFGKFITNKFNNDDRIQFQGAIFDNVKVRAMQNNSHLYFHGHSVGGTNPSLLEAMASEALIAAHKNPFNQAVLTTDAFYFSNAQEVKYLVETVQRQQVETDMVKNNLYKIQNQFNWERIIDQYEEYILDCHHHSKFETIVSHP
- a CDS encoding O-antigen ligase family protein, giving the protein MKNIFVIEDSLSNKISYYHLLLLLCSLPFDMFYSHIILISFAIHTLLHIKKANLLKLFTKKVLILQSVFFVSLIFTIHSPDKSEAYNELGRRTLILLIPVLMVLTSFDIYRYRQQLLLGFSLCCTLIVAYLYFDALHVIRFYHYPTKMLFGKAFTNHNFSDPIEMHATFFSLQVGLALVYLITLVLKIKPLSGKLFYMFCCVILSAGILQLSSKSAVAAIVIAVCLVVPYFVLSGKKRYWFIGFSVSIILLLGFVVSQSAAFKDRFIYGLKEDMSQASLNEPFDPRLARWETALQLIRQSPVIGHGSGSEIRMLKEAYFSKKLYNSYLNGLNAHNEYLSFLLKSGIIGLLTYLATLAYGFKTAINKRDVIFCTFLLLIAIVSLSENVLDVDKGTIFYGLFFSFFMCSQQKNISVDRDKYLPGRQPKADSNRVIYEDSAIVSVS
- a CDS encoding nucleotidyltransferase domain-containing protein, with translation MSVINKNIIATLAYFDVFNYPLTRGEMFLFMTVKCDQETFNSALSYLLINDSVYCFDTFFTLKNDPQIAIRRRTGNQKATELIKVAHKVGRLLIKFPYVRGIAISGSLSKNFADDNSDIDLFIITAANRLWIARTLLHMLKKLSFLVNKEQLFCMNYFIDEEALQIAEKNIYTATEVVTLIPIEGDLILDQFYSANAWTRFYLPNNCMRISSARPLKRYLFKIIIEALFNNSAGNTLDNVLKKITAYRWNKKTEQGKVNSKGIIMGMKADKHFAKPDPANFQQRLIERYENRLNELLQGIESSMAQV
- a CDS encoding class I SAM-dependent methyltransferase, which gives rise to MTAITSNLNEQATAEAFSRQSRVFDEIYAGNTIVTYKRERVRARVLNYLKPNSNILELNSGTGEDATFFAEKGHRVHATDISTGMQTQLRKKAALYGLDQQISTELCSYTNLSALQNQGPYDLIFSNFAGLNCTDKLDGVLLSLSPLLKTGGFVTLVLLPKFCLWETLLIFKGKFRTALRRFNSKGTTAHIEGTYFKCWYYNPAFVISTLQYNFNVLNVEGLCTLVPPSYIENFAEKHPKSYDFLKRLEDKLKGKWPFKLIGDYYIITLQKR